In Bacillus thermozeamaize, a single window of DNA contains:
- a CDS encoding acyl-CoA dehydrogenase has product MISFDYSPRQKQMKDMVHWFAKTEIRPISLEADRMEKVPDEWLEKVNKMGIQLNTSSFSGGRGKSKAQKEENAEREGNRMGVIAAEELAWGDPAIALSLPGAGLGGPPVMSSGTPEQKERFLSIFKTDKPRWGAYALTEPEAGSDASNIRTTAKKVDGGYILNGQKIFITNGARASWVVTFATIDPRLGRAGHRAFVVEKGTPGFSCTRLIKKMGLRANETAELLFEDCFVPQENLLGGEALYEANQAKPSGFQVAMKTFDSTRPIVAAMAVGIARAAYEYTVDMVRREYPKQGRYFRLAAETLAEAEQQIVAARLLTWEAAWKADMGKENAKEAAMCKAYAGKISLDVCAKCLELLGPVGLDGHLVEKLYRDAKVFDIFEGTNEIQHLVTARRQYAPYGVKV; this is encoded by the coding sequence ATGATTTCGTTTGACTATTCACCGCGACAGAAACAAATGAAGGACATGGTCCACTGGTTCGCGAAAACGGAAATCCGCCCGATCTCGCTGGAAGCGGACAGGATGGAGAAGGTGCCGGATGAATGGCTTGAAAAGGTCAACAAGATGGGAATCCAGCTGAACACCTCCTCCTTTAGCGGCGGCAGGGGCAAAAGCAAGGCCCAAAAGGAGGAAAACGCCGAACGGGAGGGAAACCGCATGGGGGTCATCGCGGCCGAGGAACTGGCCTGGGGTGACCCGGCGATTGCGCTGTCCCTTCCGGGAGCCGGACTCGGAGGTCCGCCGGTGATGAGCAGCGGGACTCCGGAGCAAAAGGAACGCTTTCTGTCCATCTTTAAAACGGACAAACCGCGCTGGGGAGCGTACGCGTTGACGGAGCCGGAGGCTGGGTCGGACGCTTCCAACATTCGGACGACAGCCAAAAAAGTGGACGGCGGTTACATTCTCAACGGGCAAAAAATTTTCATTACAAACGGAGCCCGCGCTTCCTGGGTCGTCACGTTTGCGACGATTGACCCTCGCCTCGGACGGGCCGGGCATCGCGCGTTTGTGGTCGAAAAAGGAACGCCGGGTTTTAGCTGTACGCGCCTGATCAAGAAAATGGGCCTCCGGGCCAATGAGACGGCGGAATTGCTGTTTGAGGATTGTTTTGTGCCGCAGGAAAATCTTCTCGGCGGAGAAGCGCTTTACGAGGCCAATCAGGCCAAGCCGTCAGGATTTCAGGTGGCGATGAAGACGTTTGACAGCACGCGTCCGATTGTGGCGGCCATGGCCGTCGGCATTGCCCGCGCGGCTTATGAATATACGGTGGATATGGTACGGCGCGAGTATCCGAAGCAAGGCCGTTATTTCCGCCTCGCTGCGGAAACGCTGGCTGAAGCGGAACAGCAGATCGTGGCAGCTAGGCTTTTGACTTGGGAAGCCGCATGGAAAGCCGATATGGGCAAAGAAAACGCGAAGGAAGCGGCCATGTGCAAAGCTTACGCCGGCAAGATTTCCCTGGATGTGTGCGCCAAATGCCTGGAACTTTTGGGACCTGTTGGCCTGGATGGACATCTCGTTGAAAAATTGTACCGCGACGCGAAGGTGTTTGACATTTTCGAAGGAACCAACGAGATCCAGCATCTTGTTACAGCGCGCCGGCAATACGCGCCTTATGGGGTGAAGGTTTAA
- a CDS encoding acyl-CoA dehydrogenase — protein MISFQPTEEEAAFVEVAKGLARDEIRPQARECEENRQVSPGIAAKAVELGFASLELPENWGGLQLPLISQAQIWQALSYGDLGVVQGLPGPGDAASLIRLAPDNPALQPYKKAGQNGSWPTVAYIDATDPEAPWVSALQVRPDGDGYVLHGISQPVRLAAFADYVAVAANDAAGEPVVLWLDRESVKWEIKGGDYRLGLLAAGLGRVQFNQAKAAGGQVVARGQAAGELIARAHARMRVLQAAKEVGLMEAALDYATAYTAERKAFGQVIAQFQGVSFRIADMVIETRLANHLVWEAATKVDADAPDAEGASLRALYRAHHALRYVTDAAVQLLGGHGFVQEYPVEKWMRDAQAQVGLYGREKEMLLRRGEQIVNGTSAVNETRRKVAL, from the coding sequence GTGATCTCGTTTCAACCTACGGAAGAAGAGGCGGCCTTCGTGGAAGTGGCCAAGGGATTGGCTCGCGACGAGATACGTCCGCAAGCAAGGGAATGTGAGGAGAACCGGCAGGTGAGTCCCGGGATTGCCGCAAAAGCCGTGGAATTGGGGTTTGCTTCGCTGGAACTGCCGGAAAACTGGGGAGGCTTGCAGTTGCCGTTGATTTCCCAAGCGCAAATCTGGCAAGCGCTCAGCTATGGCGATTTGGGCGTGGTACAAGGGTTGCCCGGTCCAGGCGACGCGGCCTCTCTCATTCGCCTTGCGCCGGACAATCCGGCGTTGCAGCCGTACAAGAAGGCAGGTCAAAACGGTTCGTGGCCAACGGTTGCGTATATCGACGCCACCGATCCGGAAGCGCCATGGGTCTCAGCGTTACAGGTGAGGCCAGATGGCGACGGGTATGTGTTGCATGGGATATCCCAGCCGGTCCGCCTGGCGGCATTTGCCGATTATGTGGCCGTCGCGGCAAACGATGCAGCGGGTGAGCCGGTGGTGCTGTGGCTGGATCGGGAGAGCGTGAAGTGGGAAATAAAGGGAGGGGACTACCGCCTCGGATTGCTGGCTGCGGGTCTTGGCCGGGTGCAATTCAACCAGGCAAAGGCAGCGGGTGGACAAGTGGTTGCCCGGGGTCAAGCGGCCGGCGAACTCATCGCCCGGGCGCATGCCCGCATGCGCGTGTTGCAAGCGGCGAAAGAGGTGGGGTTGATGGAAGCCGCCCTCGATTACGCCACGGCTTATACGGCAGAGCGCAAGGCATTTGGGCAGGTGATTGCCCAATTTCAAGGGGTCTCGTTCCGGATTGCGGACATGGTGATCGAAACAAGACTGGCGAACCACCTGGTATGGGAGGCGGCCACCAAAGTGGACGCAGACGCGCCGGATGCCGAAGGCGCTTCCTTGCGGGCGTTGTACCGGGCGCACCATGCTTTGCGCTATGTGACCGATGCCGCCGTGCAGTTGCTCGGGGGACACGGGTTTGTCCAGGAATACCCGGTTGAAAAATGGATGCGCGACGCGCAGGCACAGGTCGGACTGTACGGACGGGAAAAAGAGATGCTGCTGCGGCGCGGCGAACAGATCGTGAATGGAACGAGCGCCGTGAATGAAACGAGAAGGAAGGTTGCCCTATGA